The region CGTACTATCTAAAGGAATATACGCTCCTGTTCCTGTGTTACTAATCTTAATATTGGGTCTTAAATTAGCATACGTATCATATTGATTTATCGGAATCACCGTATTCAAACCGTCATTTGCTCCTGCCAATCTTAGTATAACCAGAACACGTTCGTTCACAGGATCACAACTTACATTAAAATCCAGAAACTGATTCATGACACGGGAAGGCATTCCATTCAATAAAAAGGGAGCTCCAACGCCTGCCATAGAAATCAACTGCAAAAACTTTTTTCTGTCCATAATTACATAGTTTGAAATTCAGGAGATTTAATAAGTGCTTTCACTAAGCGATCAATCGGAATTTTCACATTGGTAGCCGTTCCGGTAGTAAGATAATTATTCCATTCATTTTGCCAATTGATTACACTCAGACCATTAAGGAAAACTGATTTAAAATAATCCAATCTTGTGGCAGGTGGAAAATCAACAAAAAGAAGTTCACAGAATTCCGAAACCAACTGCACAGCATCGGCAGGATTTTGAAAATTTCCACTATCCTTCACGAACAAAGGCAAATTGAGTTTATATAGAAATCCATTTTGGGTAGTTCCGTTGATTAACATATCAATGGAATTATTATAACGAATCCTTAAAGAAGAAGTAGTTATCCAGTTTTTATCATAGTTGGGACTGCTGGAATAAGCTGCATAACCATTCACAGATTGCGGTCTGAAAACAGGCATTCCCGAATTTTGAGCATAACTGGAAATTGTTGATAAAAAGCTATGCAATGAACTTGGATTGGTGGCATACAAAGGCGTTGAAAGCTGAAGTAAAGAAAACATATGAAAATACAGTTCCAAAGGACTTCTCACTAATGAACCAATGGTTTGATCTCCTGCAACAGAATCTTCTTCATCATAAAAATGTTTACTGGACAGCAATATTCTAAGCACCGGCAAAATATTATAACCATTCGTTTTAAGGGTAGCCGCTAAAGGAACAATAATATTTGTTTCTATATCGCTGGTAATATTTCTTCCCACAAAATAACGGTACATCCTTCTGCAATATGCTTTTGCGGTTTCATCTTGATTAAAAATCATAGTTATGAAGCTTTCAAACTCCGTCTGAATAGTACTTACAGTATTAGCTCCGGTAATTACCGTTCCTCCAAAAGCACTGCTGAATGTTTTATTGGTGATGTCATGAGTAGTAACATCTATATATCCTTTCGGAAGCTGAGTGACAGAATCTACAGTATTAAGCCTTGCCGTTTTATTAAGCTGAGTAGCAGAAGTTAAAGTAAAACCTGTTAAAACTTTTGCGGCTTGCTGCACATCGGTTTCTGTATAATTGGTATAATTTCCCGTTCCCATTTGAGGTCCTTTAAGGATCGTAAACAGTTCTAAAAACTCTCTTGCATAGTTTTGATTCGGGCTATTCTTCTTATTTACGTTGTTATTGAGAAAAATAAGCATTCTGGGATCCAGCGTGATTCTTATTGCCAAATCTTTTAAACTTCCGTTGGTATGAAACCTTAAAAGCTCTTTATAATCAAAGTTGGTAAAAAAACTTGCATCATTATCCGTTACAAAAAGCAAATGCAACCAATACACAATTTTATATTGTGCAGAAGGGTCTTTCATTGCCTGATACATCCACCAGTAATTATCATACACCACAGAATTCGCGGTATTTAAAGTATCAGTAATCGTAGGATTTGCCACTGTAGGAACAATGGTTTCCCCATTATTATTAAGAGGACTGGGTGGTGAAGGCGCCGTAAAAGTAAACAGTTCATTCAGAGCCTGATCCGGAGTTTTTGCTGCAAAGTAATTTATTCTTGCCTTTGTGATGTTATAGGTCGTTCTTCTCAGCAGATGATATGCATTAAAAAAGCCTAAGGCAGATGTTTTAGGAGTTAAACTTGGCATTACAAAGATTTTAGTGAATCAAAGTTAGCTAATTGTACTATACAATACTGCACCCCAATCAATAAAATTATCAAATAATTAACAAACCATTTATACAAAAGAAAAAAATCCCATCATAAGACAGGATTTAATATATTAACAATAATAAAATTAACTTATTGTGGAATTCTCTTCATGGTATAGGTTATTGAAGAATATTTGGTCGGATCAGTTTTATCTTCAATCGTAAGATTTAATGTAGTATCATTAAGAAGGGTTACTTTTCCTTTGTCCGGCTCAACTGTTCCCACATATTTTATCTGGATCGTTTTATCTTCATTATATGTATAAGTAAACATACGGTCTGGAGACACAATACATTGTCCCGGGTTTGCCGCATCATCATCACTATCTTTTCTTTTACCTGTAGAACCTTCGTTAAAAACCCATCTGGAAGCTTTTTCACAATCAGTATAACTGATCTCATCTGAAACACCAGCTCCCGAAGACTGAACGGTTGTTCTTACTTCCTTAATTGGAGACCATGTCCCAACCAGCGGATATACTTGTTCAGTATTATCATCTTTACAAGCTGAGATAGATAATAATGATAAACCTGCAAATAGCAATGCTAATTTCTTCATATATCAATTTTTTCAAGGCCTAAAATTATGATTTTTTTTAAAAACTTCATCATTTTTTTTAGCTTTCGTAATTTAATTTTCAAATTATTAAAAATAACGTTGTCTAAAGCTTATGTTTTAAGCCTTATATTTGTATCAAAACATTGCATGCCGTTAGTTTCTATCATTACTCCGTGTTATAATTCTTCTCAATTCCTGAAAGAAACCATTGCCTCTGTAATGAATCAAACCTTCACCGATTGGGAATGGCTGATTACAGACGACCTTTCTTCGGACAACTCCGTTGAAATCATAAAAAGCACAGAGGATCCGAGAATAAAACTTATCCTTTCCGAAGAAAACAGAGGAGCGGGGCATGCAAGAAACATGGCACTGGAAAAGGCAGCGGGAAGATATATCACCTTTTTAGATGCTGATGATTTCTGGGAACCTGAATTCCTTAACGAAATGATTAGTTTCATGCAAAAGGAACACGCAGAAATTGCCTATTCAAATTATGCAAGATGTAACGAAGAGCTTATTCCTCAGCTTGAAGATTTTAAGGCAGACAAAGAAGTTACCTTTCAAAATCTTTTAAAAACCTGTCGCCTTTCTCTTCTTTCTTCCATGTATGATTCTCAACGGGTAGGAAAAGAATATTTTCCGGAAGGAAGCAAACGTGAAGACCATGTTATGTGGTTAAAACTTTTAAAGAAAATTCCAATCGGAAAACCCCTTCCAAAAACTATGGCAAAATACAGAATGCATTCCAACAGTATATCACGAAAAAAACAAAATATTGTGAAAGACCAATATCTTGTCTACAAAGATTACATGAACTTTTCTACCGTAAAATCTTTATACTATACCGCTAATTGGGCAATTAACGGGTTTCTTAAATATTCTAAAATTTTCAACTGATGGAGTATTCAAAAGAATTCAAAACAGCCATAAGCAACTTTTCTTCCCTGGAAAAAGACCGTTTAATTTTCAGACTATTGAAAAAAGACAAGCTGCTGTCAAAAAAATTATACTTTGAGCTTATTGATCCGGAAAACACAGATCAGAAAAGAGCACAGATGGAGGAAAACATCCATGAAAAGCTGACTCTTTTAAGCAAGTATTTATCAAATCATAAATACTATCTGATGCATATCCGAAAAATAAGCAGCGAAATTACGGAACATGTAAAGGTAACAACAGATAAATACGGAGAAGTTTCCCTGAATCTTTTTCTGGTAAATGAAATTTTAGAAAACAATGATAAACTCAACACCCAGCGATTTGACAATGTCTACAAACTCTATTTGTACATTATTAATAAAATCATTAAAAGCTTTGTTTTAACTAAAAAACTAGATGAAGACTACTGGATGGAAATCGATGAATATTTAAGAGAAATACAACAAAAAATAGATGACAATCATTACCTGAAAAAACTGTGTGAAAACAACGGATTAAATCTCAACTGGTTTGCTACAGAGAAAATCCCTGCGAACATTGACCAGATTGTAAAAGATCTTAAAACAAAGGGATTTCTACGATGACATTATTTTCTTTATAATCAGCTCAGTAGAATTCGGTTTTTCTGTAACAAATCTTTCGGCGTGACCGGACATCTCATTTAAAATATCTTCGTTAGCCACCAATGAAAGAACAAATTGCGCGGCTACATTTTCACTTTCAAACGATTTACCTCCGTTTGCTTTAATAAGATCATGTGCTTCAGGATTCTTTTTGTAATGATTCCCAAAAATCACAGGAATACCAAATGTAGCGGCTTCTAAAATATTATGAAGTCCCGCATCATGAAAACCTCCTCCAACGACTGCTATATCTGCATAAGAATACAATTTGGAAAGCAAGCCGATGCTGTCAATAATAAGAATTTGACTCTCTGAAAATTCAGGTTTCTGAATATTTTGGATCTGGCTATAAAGAACTGATTCAGGAAAAATCTGCTTGAGATGATGAACTCTCTTTAAATCATGCGGAGCAATGATGAGCTTTATTTCATTGTTTTTGGCAACCAGCATTTCGGCTATTCTCTCTTCTGCGCTCCATGAGCTTCCAAAAACTACAGCCTTCTCCCCTCCTATAAAATCTACGATATAATCTACATGATTGTTTCTTTCCCGAAGCTGCTTCACTCTGTCAAACCTTGTATCTCCGGTTATGGAAGCATTCACAAGACCTATGCTTTTTGCCAAAAGATAGGAGTGTTGGGTTTGATGAAAAAACCAATCTACATTGTTTTTAAGTTGCTTTACAAACCATTTTCCATAGGTTGTAAAAAAAGACTGTCTTTCATAAAACAATGCAGAAATTACATATAGCTTCGCTCCTTTTGCGTTAAGTTCCGCCAGTAAATTATACCAGAAATCATACTTGACCGTAAAAAATAGTTTAACATTAAAAGCTGATATAAAATCTTTTACCATTTTCTTTTTATCAAATGGAAGATAACAAATGACATCCGCAATATGTTTTTTCCTGACTACATTTTCATAACCGGAAGGCGAAAAGAAAGTCACTAAAATCTTACGTTCCGGAAATTCTTTTTTTAGTCGTTCCAAAACCGGCAACCCTTGTTCGTATTCACCTAAACTGGCAGCATGCATCCATATAACTTCATCCGATTGACTGAAAGCAGTTTTCACTTTCTGTAAAGATTCTTTTCTTCCTTCAACGCCTTTTTTAGTTTTATCATTAAACCATGAAAAAACCTTCATCCCGACAATGAGTAAATTGATAAATATGTTATAGAAAAAAGACATCAGCTTTTCATTAAACCTCTAAAAAATTGAATTCCGCCAAAAATGATGGCGCCATATGCAATCACGCCTCCCTTTCCATTGTTGAGAGAAATTAAAGTGATAATCAGTCCTCCGCCAAGCCACAAAGCTCCATATAAAACATCTTTACCTGCCTGCTTTTGCTCTATCTGCCCTAACTGATGGATTCTTTCACGTCTTAATTGATCCAGCAGAAGTTTTTCTTCATCACTTTTTTCTAAAACGTTAATTTTAGATTGATAGTACTCATCATAATTGGAGACGCCTTTATCCTGAAAAAATCCCTGCTCTAATTCAGCAATTGATTTCCCGTTGTACTCGGCAAAATCCGTAAGAAGCCCCTGCATTTCATCATTGAACGGGATATTTCTTTTTTTAAGCTCCGATACGGCAAGAATAACGGTTTCCTGATTATAGTTTCTCCAGTTGACCAACACTTCTGATAAGCCTGCGTTTTTAGTTTGAGAGATTTCAAGTAGAGTTTTATTCATTAGTTTTTAGTTAGTATCTATTCTATCGTTATTCGTAGAAGGGGTCGAAATTACTAAAAATTCCACATCTTCCATCGATTCGTTAGAAATATAATGTTCTGACTTGGGCAAAACTGTTATGCTTTCGCCTTCTTTTACAGACCATTTCTCATCATTAATACAGAAAACAGCTTCTCCTTTCAAAATATAGAAAAGCTGTTCTGCCTGGTCATGAAAATGTTTTTTCTCAGCCGTTCCGGGAGGCATTACTTCCTGTTTTACGGAAAGATTCTGAGAGTCTTTTAAAATCCAGCTATCACAGTTGTTTCCCCAGATATAATGTTTGGAATTATTTTTAGATTGTATCATTTGAAAATACCTACAAAAACAAATAAAATAATTAAACTTCCAATCACCGAAAAGATTGCTGAAGACAGCGGAATCCGCGGTTTTGCATTCTCGTCAAAAGAATATCGGAACATATAGTCCTGACTATTCAGAAAAAGCAATGCAATAAGTGTCAATAACCATCTGATGAAAATTTCCATGATCATAAATTGCGCATCTTCATTTTCTGCTGTGATTTTTACAGGAAAATTGGCAGATTCCGGAGATCTTACAATAAAAGCAAACAAAAAGTAGAGCCCAGTTAAAACAACCGGCATTAAAAACGAATATTTTTTGCTTCCAAAACCATCTGCCTTTCCATCAAAATCAAAATGGATAGGAATTGTCTGCGGTAAGGTTTTATAATGTTTTACAGTAAACCACCACAGAAAAACAAGCAATCCGAAATTGAAAACATCAAAGATTATGAAGAATGTATTTTCCATTTCAGACTGGTTTTAAGACTACAAAATACTTTTAATGACTCTTAATTTATGGGTATGTTTGTTGAGTTCTTTATTAAAAATACCTGTAGAGTCCAATGTATCTATCCTCACCTTTCCCGAAGCATGAATAATTTTTTGGGAATCGAGCATAATACCCACATGAATAATTTTTCCTTCCGGATTTTCAAAAAAGGCCAAATCTCCAGGTTTGCTTTCCTCTACAAAGCTCAGTGCTTCTCCCACTTCAGCCTGTTGATAAGTATCTCTCGGAAGTTTTATATTGTGAACTTTATACACCAATTGGGTAAAACCCGAACAGTCTACCGCAAAAAAACTTTTACCGCCCCATAAATAAGGGACATTAAGAAATTCTTTAGCCGTCAAAGCAATACTTTCCCGAACATCATGACTTCTACGCGATGCAACAACAGGAAATTCTACTTCCGATCCCATGGATAAAAGAGTTTTACCATCGTTCATCAAAACAGAAGAAAAATCCTCCGTCACTACCGTTACTTTTCTTTTCGCAAAGTCTTCATCCGAGATTGGCCTGATCTGTTTTGTATCCATCCAGCCTTCGTATTCATCGTAATGCATCTTAATTTTGGTCCAGTTTTTATTTACTTCCAAAATATCTGCACTTTCTCCGAAAAGTATTTCCGTAACAATTTCTGCTTTATCTGAACCTTCGGCACGAACAGGCGCTACCGTAACAATACAAATTCCTTTATTCATTTATATTTTGATTAAAAGATTCAAGAATTAAAAATTAAAAAATTAGCGCTCTCTAATTTTTCAATAATTTAATCTTTTAATAGTTTGATTAATTATTTTCTGCGAAGCAAATTCACTCCGTCACGCAAAGGTAAAATAAGATTCTCAAAATCTTCATCATTTGCCACCAAATCATTAAGCTCTTTGATAACCTGAGTAGACTTCTGCTTAGGGCTTTCCTCTAAAACTTTTCCGTACCACAACACATTATCAAACATTACCACAGAGCCTGATTTTGTCTTAGGTTTTATCAAGCGGAAATATTCGGCATAGTTTTCTTTATCTGCATCAATAAAAACAAGATCAAAAACCTCATCTGTTTCTTTTAAAAACTCTTTCGCGTCCTGAAGTTTAAAATCTATCTGACCGGAATATTCACTTTCTGTAAAATATTTCCTAGGCAGGTAAGCTAGATCTTCATTCACATCCAATGTTGTAATTTTTCCGTCTTTTGCTAAACCCGCGGTCAAACAAAGTGTGGCATAGCCTGTAAAAGTCCCGATTTCAAGAATGTTTTTCGGCTGCATCATTTGAGATATAATCGTCAACAGTCTTCCTTGCTGATACCCCGAAATCATGTGAGGCTGTGTTGTTTTCTGAAAGGTTTCCCTTCTCAGCTTTCTCAGGATTTCAGGTTCAGAAGAAGCGTGTGTTTCCAAATATCTGTCCATCTCAGGATTCGTCTCTTCGAAAAAACTCATTTTATTTTTTTAATGATTCAAATTTAACTAAAAATAATTTAGCCTTTATCATAGAAACAGTAAAATACACGATATAAAATTCCGTAAAAACACGGATGTTTTTCAGCAGTACTAAACAATACCTTTGCAGAGGAAGGTAAAAACACACAATCAAAATGAATACCGGAGAAAATCAAATTAGCAAGACTAAAGAATCAAAAACGCGCATTATCACAATGAATGCGTCAAAAAAAACTAAGCCCGAAATATCCAATTCATTTTTACAGCGAATTATTTCATTATTGAAAAAAGAAGACGTAGTTTAAGAAACAAAAAACTCCCGAAGATTTCGGGAGTTTTAATTTATATTATTACAAGTTTATTTCTTTGGAGCAATATCCATAAGCTTCATAAATTCATCAAGCTTAGGCATAATGATAATTTCAGTTCTTCTGTTTTCCGCTCTTCCTGAAACGCTCATATTAGTCGCTTTAGGATTATATTCAGAACGTCCTCCAGCTGTAATTCTTGCCGGATCAACACCAAACTGAGTCTGCAAAATTTTAGCCACTGCAGTCCCTCTCAAAGCAGAAAGATCCCAGTTATCTCTTGGTAAATTCGCAGAGCTTAATGGCGCATTATCTGTATTACCTTCAATCAATACTGAATATTTATCATAATCGTTGATCACTTTAGCCACTTTACCTAGCACATCCTGAGCTGCAGGAAGAATATTGTAATCTCCTGTTTTATAAAGCATTTTATCTGAAAGAGAAATCATTACTACTCCTTTTAATACTTTCACCTGAACATCGCTATCTGCTACATTATCCAATGATCTTTTTAATTTGTTTGATAATGCTAAATTTAAACTGTCATTTTTAGCATTATTAGAAATTAACTGTTTGATATATGAGTTAGAAGAATTAATCTCTCCTACCAGTTTATCAATATTTGCAGAACTCTTACCCGTATTGGACAGACAAGCATCCAAAGATGATTTCAATGCATCGTGCTGACTTTTCAGCAAATTATTTTCCCCTGATAAAGCAGAATTTTGAGATTTCAAATCCTGAATCTCACGTTGTCTTTCTCCAATATTTTCAATACATTGTTTGTAATTGGAACTCAAAGCTTCATACTGCTTTTTACTAACGCAAGATGTCAATCCTAACACCATTGCAGAAACTGCTAAAATTTTAAAAATCTTCATAAATAATCATTTTTAGACAAGCCAAAGGTAGGAAAATTGAATTGAATTATAAGGGTTATCTTTGCCTAAAAGAAATTCCACACTTAAATTTTGAAAAAACCGGACTTAAAAAAAGAATTACAAAATCTTATTAATCTGCCTGAAAATCAGACCTATCTTCTGGCTGTGAGCGGAGGTGTCGATTCTATGGTTTTAGCACACCTGTTTAGCCAGTTGCGTGATTCGGGTTTTGAATTTCAGATTGCTCATATTAACTACCATCTGCGGGGTGAAGATTCTAATCTTGACCAAAAAGTAGTTTCCGAATTTTGTATAGAAAATAATATCCAATTTCATTTATATGACGTTTCAGAGAAGGATCAGAAGCCGCAAAACTCTATTCAGCTTTGGGCAAGAGAATTAAGATATACTTTTTTCAGGCAGATTCAGGAACAGCAAAAGCTGGATTTTCTGGTTACTGCCCATCATTTGAATGATCAGCTTGAAACATTTATCATCAATCTGTCCAAAGCGGCAGGAATTAACGGGCTGAGCGGAATCCCTTCGAATGAAAATAATATTCTGCGTCCTCTTTTACATCTCACAAAAGAAGAAATCTACAAATACGCAAAAGAAAATAATATCAAGTATCGCGAAGATCTTTCCAATACAAAAAGTGATTATTTAAGAAATAAAATCCGCCTGGAAATCACACCTAAATTATTAGAAACGAACGATCATTTTTTAGAGAACTTCAAAAAAAGCATTTCTTATTTAAATCAGGCAAAAGATTTCGTTCAGGAGCAGATCAGAGTAATAGAAAAAAGCCTGACAACATTTAACAATGATTATAAAATTATATCCAAAGACCAGCTCAATCTGCAAAATGATTTTGTAAGGTTTGAGATTTTAAAAAAATATGGCTTTGATCCAGAAGAGATTCCTAAAATTTTCACCGCTGAAAACGGAAGTTCTTTTTTTTCAAAAAAATACCAATTAATCGTTACCCGCGATGAGTTGATCCTAAAAACAAAAACAGAACACCAAAATACTGCGTTGAATGAAGAAATTCTCCTGATAGAAAAATTTGACTTTTCCCAAAACCAAATGATCATTAATCTCGAAGATATTATTGGAGAGATTGAAGAAATCAATAAGAACATCGAATGGGACTTTGATGCTGAGAAACTACACTTCCCATTGCGATTACGGAGACAAAAAGACGGCGATGAGTTTTATCCTTCCGGATTTTTGGGGAAAAAGAAAGTTTCTAAGTTTTTTAGGGACGAAAAATTATCTATTTTAGCAAGGCAAAAAATCTGGCTTCTGACTGACAGCGAAAATTCTGTACTCGGAATTATTCCTTTCAGACAAGACAGAAGAAACTCTAAGGGAGAGAATACCAATAAAATTCTCAAAATTTTTAATAAGAAGTAAAATGAAATTTAGAAACTGGTTTTTATTAATTCTGTTATTTTTAGCAACAGGAATTAATGCACAAATCAAAAATCCTGTAAAATTTAAATTTACCATCAACGATTTAGGAAACAATCAATATGAAGCGGTTCTGAACGCTACGATGGAAAGCGGATGGCATATTTATTCCAAAGACATCCCGGAAGATACAGGAATTCCTACGGATTATAAAGTATCAGGAAAAAACATTGAACTGATCGGAAAATTTACTGAAGTTGGAAAAAAGCATGAAGAATTTTCGGAAGCTTTCGGAGGAACGATTGTTTTTTATTCCAATTCTGCGGGTTTCAAACAGAAATTTAAATTAAAAGACGGAACAAAACCAGGCGATGTAGTTGCTGAGATTACGTATCAAACTTGTGACGACAGAGTTTGTCTTGCTCCGAATACTTTAGAATTCAACAAGCAGGTTACCCCAACAGGAGCAACTGAAGAAGCATCAGATAAAGAAAAGACAGAACTCGCAAAAGATTCTGTAAAAACGGTTGAAACAGTCGTTGAAAATCCTGCTAAAGGAGAAGTTACTATAACGGAAGCATCAAAACTGGATCCTAAAAAGTTAAAAATCGAATCTATTGATTTTGAAAAACCTTTGACTGATTGCGGAACAGGTTCTACAAAAATCAAAGAAAATTATTGGACCTATTTATTCTTAGGTTTCATCGGTGGGTTAATTGCTTTATTGACTCCTTGTGTTTTCCCAATGATCCCTTTAACTGTTTCTTTCTTTACAAAAGGCAACAAAAATAAAGCAAAAGGAAAAAGAGATGCGCTGATCTACGGATTCTTCATTCTTTTAATTTTCGTATTATTAAGTGTTCCTTTCCATATCATTGATGGAATTGCAGGAAATATCTTCAACGAAATCTCTACAAGCGTCTGGCTGAATATTGCATTCTTTATCATATTTATTTTCTTCGCAGGAAGTTTCTTTGGATATTACGATATTACATTACCAAGCTCAATTGCCAACAAATCTTCAAAAGCGGAAGAAGCCGGAGGAATTATCGGAATCTTCTTTATGGCTTTAACATTGGTTATTGTTTCTTTCTCTTGTACAGGTCCGATTTTAGGAAGCTTATTGGGAAGTGCAGTCACAGGTTCAGCAAACGTTCCTATGTTATTGACCTTTGCTTTAGCTGGTTTCGGTTTGGCTTGGGCAATTATTTTTGGACTATTAGCTTTATTTCCACAGGCATTACAAAGTCTTCCAAAATCAGGAGGCTGGATGAACACCGTGAAAGTTGTTTTAGGTTTTGTAGAATTGGCTTTAGCTTTAAAATTCTTATCAAAAGCAGATCTAGTTTCTAAAACATTCTTATTAAAAAGAGAGCTTTTCATCGCCATCTGGATTATTGTTGCCCTTGGATTAGCATTATATCTATTTGGATTAATCAGATTCCCTCATGATGATAAAAAACCAAAAATTTCTATTACCAGAAAAATTCTGGGAGTTTTAGGATTTGGATTTGTAATCTATTTGATTCAGGGATTAATCCCTTCGGAACGTCCGAAACTTCAGTTATTAAGCGGAATTTTACCACCGTTGAACGTAAGCTATTTCCATGATGAAAAAGACGGAATTTTGGGAATGCATCCTCAACACGACTTCTTCAAAGCAGTAGAATTGGCAAAAAAAGAAGACAAACCTATCTTAATTGACTTTACCGGTTACGGCTGTGAAAACTGTAGAAAAATGGAGGAATTCGTTTGGAGTGAGGCAGATATTTTACCAATTCTACAAAACGATGTTGTTCTTGCCTCTCTTTATGTAGATGACAAAGAAGAGCTTCCGGAGGATCAGAAAACAAAAATTGACCTCGGAGACGGACAGGTAAAAAAAGTTAAGACAATTGGTGACAGATGGAGCTTGTTCCAACAGGTGAACTTTAATAATAATTCTCAGCCACACTATGTTCTGGTAACTCCGGACGGAAAAGTAATCAATACTCCGGTTTCAGGATATATGCCAAAAGAAGATTTCAAAAAATTCTTAGAATGCGGAGTCAATTATTATAAAAAGAATAAATAAAAATCAAAAATATTATACATAACTCATGTCTTTCGACATGAGTTTTTTTATACTCTGACAGCAATAAGATTTACTATATCATTCTTAAAAATTCATAAAAACATACAGCATTAAAAAACAAAACAAACCTTTCGGTATCAAAATTCAATATTTTCAAAAATCTATCATAAAATTCACAAATTAGGTATAGACTTTGTATAGTTTCAAACAGAAAGATAGGAAAGTGCTACTTTTTTATCAGCATCGTTTAACTATTAAAAAATATTAATTATGGCTGAAGTTATTGCACAAGAAAAACAAGGAGGCAGCAAGCAACGAAAAAAATTAATCCGCGTTGATATGACTCCCATGGTAGACTTAGGATTTTTATTAATCACATTTTTTATGTTTACCACCAATTTCACAAAACCCAATGTGATGGATTTAGGAATGCCTGCAAAAAGTCCACACCCACCAAAAAAAGTAGTAGATGTAAAAAATCAGGTTACTT is a window of Candidatus Chryseobacterium colombiense DNA encoding:
- a CDS encoding cytochrome c biogenesis protein CcdA is translated as MKFRNWFLLILLFLATGINAQIKNPVKFKFTINDLGNNQYEAVLNATMESGWHIYSKDIPEDTGIPTDYKVSGKNIELIGKFTEVGKKHEEFSEAFGGTIVFYSNSAGFKQKFKLKDGTKPGDVVAEITYQTCDDRVCLAPNTLEFNKQVTPTGATEEASDKEKTELAKDSVKTVETVVENPAKGEVTITEASKLDPKKLKIESIDFEKPLTDCGTGSTKIKENYWTYLFLGFIGGLIALLTPCVFPMIPLTVSFFTKGNKNKAKGKRDALIYGFFILLIFVLLSVPFHIIDGIAGNIFNEISTSVWLNIAFFIIFIFFAGSFFGYYDITLPSSIANKSSKAEEAGGIIGIFFMALTLVIVSFSCTGPILGSLLGSAVTGSANVPMLLTFALAGFGLAWAIIFGLLALFPQALQSLPKSGGWMNTVKVVLGFVELALALKFLSKADLVSKTFLLKRELFIAIWIIVALGLALYLFGLIRFPHDDKKPKISITRKILGVLGFGFVIYLIQGLIPSERPKLQLLSGILPPLNVSYFHDEKDGILGMHPQHDFFKAVELAKKEDKPILIDFTGYGCENCRKMEEFVWSEADILPILQNDVVLASLYVDDKEELPEDQKTKIDLGDGQVKKVKTIGDRWSLFQQVNFNNNSQPHYVLVTPDGKVINTPVSGYMPKEDFKKFLECGVNYYKKNK
- the tilS gene encoding tRNA lysidine(34) synthetase TilS, giving the protein MKKPDLKKELQNLINLPENQTYLLAVSGGVDSMVLAHLFSQLRDSGFEFQIAHINYHLRGEDSNLDQKVVSEFCIENNIQFHLYDVSEKDQKPQNSIQLWARELRYTFFRQIQEQQKLDFLVTAHHLNDQLETFIINLSKAAGINGLSGIPSNENNILRPLLHLTKEEIYKYAKENNIKYREDLSNTKSDYLRNKIRLEITPKLLETNDHFLENFKKSISYLNQAKDFVQEQIRVIEKSLTTFNNDYKIISKDQLNLQNDFVRFEILKKYGFDPEEIPKIFTAENGSSFFSKKYQLIVTRDELILKTKTEHQNTALNEEILLIEKFDFSQNQMIINLEDIIGEIEEINKNIEWDFDAEKLHFPLRLRRQKDGDEFYPSGFLGKKKVSKFFRDEKLSILARQKIWLLTDSENSVLGIIPFRQDRRNSKGENTNKILKIFNKK
- a CDS encoding OmpA family protein, translated to MKIFKILAVSAMVLGLTSCVSKKQYEALSSNYKQCIENIGERQREIQDLKSQNSALSGENNLLKSQHDALKSSLDACLSNTGKSSANIDKLVGEINSSNSYIKQLISNNAKNDSLNLALSNKLKRSLDNVADSDVQVKVLKGVVMISLSDKMLYKTGDYNILPAAQDVLGKVAKVINDYDKYSVLIEGNTDNAPLSSANLPRDNWDLSALRGTAVAKILQTQFGVDPARITAGGRSEYNPKATNMSVSGRAENRRTEIIIMPKLDEFMKLMDIAPKK